The window CCCTCTTCGACGGTGAAGATGAACTCCGATGTCGCAACTGCGTTTGCCAAGGGCGCCAAGGCAATCGGATAGAGTCGCGACGCCACGATGATCTGACATTCCACCTCGACGTCGATGATGAGATCCCGGATCGCGTCAATGCATCGCAGCGCTGCGCCTCCCGTCGTGATAATCGAGCAGCGCACTTTCCGGAAATCCGCGCAGTAAATCCGCGCGTATATCTGGTCTTTGTCGATGTATTCGAACGAGAAGACATCGTCGACACGACCGTCGCGAAACATCTTGTTCGTGTAGAGGACCTTGTCCTCAAAAAAAAGACAGGGCCGACCGGCGTTTAGAAGCTTGAAGAACACTTCTCTGTTGTCCACGAAGGGAGATAATTCGTAGAGATCGAGGTTCGGAATTCCAATGAAGTGTTTCTGCAGAGACTGACTGTGTGTAGGGCCGTAACCACGACCGCCACCAATCGGGACTCGCACTACACAGTTCAATTCGCAAGGCTCACCGTACATCGTCACAGACTTCGAGAGGAAATTGACGATTTGGTCGTATGCGAGTGTCACGAAATCACCGAACATGATCTCGACGATCGGCTTCTGTCCCATCAGCGATAGTCCAGCGGCGAAGCCGACGATGGCCGCCTCGCTTATTGGGGTCGTTAGCACGCGGTCACCGAACCTCGTTGACAATCCCCGAGATACGCCGAACGCACCGCCATACGGATCGAGAACATCTTCTCCAATGAACGACACACGCTCATCGTGTGCGAGAACCTCGTGCAACGCGCGATTGAGATTT is drawn from Bradyrhizobium prioriisuperbiae and contains these coding sequences:
- a CDS encoding alpha-ketoacid dehydrogenase subunit beta — translated: MNALQPERVSENLNRALHEVLAHDERVSFIGEDVLDPYGGAFGVSRGLSTRFGDRVLTTPISEAAIVGFAAGLSLMGQKPIVEIMFGDFVTLAYDQIVNFLSKSVTMYGEPCELNCVVRVPIGGGRGYGPTHSQSLQKHFIGIPNLDLYELSPFVDNREVFFKLLNAGRPCLFFEDKVLYTNKMFRDGRVDDVFSFEYIDKDQIYARIYCADFRKVRCSIITTGGAALRCIDAIRDLIIDVEVECQIIVASRLYPIALAPLANAVATSEFIFTVEEGVRGGGWGNEVAAGLYGALWGKLRNPIGIICSEPSIIPAARHLERQVLIQKEGIYRIVREAACAVDSNPKIHEQRR